The sequence below is a genomic window from Corynebacterium afermentans subsp. afermentans.
GCGAAAACACGTCGTCCTCGCGACCGTCCTCGCGCACGAGCGTGGCGGTAAGCCCCAGGCGGCGGCGCGACTGGAGGTCTGCGGCCATGCGGAACACCGGCGCGGGCAGGAGGTGGACTTCGTCGTAGATGATGAGGCCCCAGTCGCGGGAGTCGAAAAGCTCGAGCGCGCGGTATTCGCCCTTGGTTTTGCGGGTGACCACCTGGTAGGTGGCGATGGTGACAGGGCGGATCTCCTTTTTCTCGCCGGAGTATTCGCCGATCTCCTCGGGGGTAAGTGTGGTGCGACGCAGCAGTTCGTCGCGCCACTGACGGCCGGCGACGGTGTTGGTGACCAAGATCAAGGTGGTGGTCTGCGCCTGCGCCATCGACGCCGCGCCGACGATGGTTTTACCTGCGCCGCAGGGCAACACCACCACGCCGGAGCCGCCCTCCCAGAAGGATTCGGCGGCGTATTGCTGGTAGTCGCGAAGCTGCCAGCCGTCGTGGTTCAGCGCGATCGGGTGGGATTCGCCGTCCACGTAGCCGGCCAGGTCCTCCACGGGCCAGCCCAGCTTGGTCAGCTCCTGCTTGATTTGGCCGCGGGCGGAGGGGTGGACGGGGGCCGTGAGGTCGTCGATAGGCTTGGCTATGAGCGGCTGGATCTTCTTGCTTCGGGTGACCTCGGTGAGGATCGCGGTGTCGTCCGCCTCCAGGATCAGACCGTGTGCGGGGTGCTTGACCAGCTTCAACCGGCCGTAGCGGGCCATGGTTTCGGCGACGTCGACGAGCAGCGCCTGCGGCACCGGGAAGCGGGAGTAGCGCTCGAGCACGTCCACGGCCTGCTCGGCGTCGAAGCCGGCCGCGCGAGCGTTCCACAGCGCAAGTGGAGTGATGCGGTAGGTGTGGATGTGCTCGGGCGCGCGCTCGAGCTCCGCGAACGGGGCGAGCGCGGCGCGGGCCTTGGGCGCGTCCGGGTGCGCGACTTCGAGCAGGACGGTCTTGTCCGACTGGACGATCAGTGGGCCGTCGCCGAGAGCCATGCGATCTACTCCTAAATGTTGGTAGCGTGCCGTGTATGGCTAAGAACACTTCAGTTGTACTCGGCGAACGTTACGACACGTTCATCGCCCGGCTCATCCAGGACGGCCGCTACGCTTCCGCCAGCGAGGTCCTGCGCGAGGGGCTGCGGCTGGTGGAGGAGCGGGAGCTGAAGTTCGACGCGTTGACACTCGCCGTAGAAAAAGGTGAGCTCGGCGCCGAGTTCGACGCCGAGCAGTTCATCGCTGAGGTGCGGGCGCGCTAGCCCCTGCGCAGCACCAACTAGCGAGGTTCTTTCGTTTTCTCAGATCCCAGCGAAAACACAATAAGTGCTAGGGAAGCCAACGCGAGAGGAACAAGCATAGGGGCAGAATCCGTCACGAGAATAGAAATGGCAGCTAGAGCCAAGACCAAACTCAAAATATTAGTCGTCTTCAAAAAGTCCTCCTGAACTGTGATCTCGGATGTCGACGATACCGGTTGGCTCAAAGCGCAAACGGCTACACGCTAGCCCCTGCGCAGCAGCTGCGACCACTTGGTCACGCTGCCGTTGTTCAGGATCGAACGCTTGTAGATGCGGGCGGCGACCCACACCGCCAGCGCCGTCGCGAGTGCTGCGAGGGCGAAGGAGCCGGCCAGCTGCGCCGCGGTGAAGTCCCCGGCCGCATATGACAGCGGCGCGGCGAAGATGGAAAACGGCGGGATCCAGCTCATCACCTGCATCCAGGTGGCATCGGTGCTCATCCAGCCGAAGCCGGGGATGTACGCGGACGCCATGATCAGCAGCAGGATCGGCATCTGGGTGGACTGCAAGTCCTCGGTGCGCTGCACCATCGCGCCCGCCGCGGCGTAGAGGGCGCCGAAGAACAGCATCGCTAGTGTCCACGCGATCAGCAGGATGGGGACGACGGCCCAGTCGAACTCGATGTCGTCCACGAGCCCGGAGACCTTCAGCCCAACAACGCCGACAACTAGGAGCACGGCGGTGGCGACGAAGCCCAGCACGAGGGTGCCCAGCAGCTTGCCGGCCAAGAAGTCCAGGGGGCGCACCGACGCGAGCACAAGCTCGACCACGCGGGAGGACTTCTCCTCGGTGACGCGGCTGCCCACCTGCGCGGCGAAGGTGATCACGGTGAAGATCACCACCATCAGCGCGATAAACGTGGTGAGCAGTCGCAGGAGCTGCTGCTCGGTGTCGCCGCCGTCGTTGACGTCTACCGGTACAACTTCAATCTGTGGGGAGGCGGCTTCGTAATCTGCGGCAGTGATGCCCAGGTTGTCCAGGGTCTCTGCACGCGAGTACTGCTGCGATAGTCCCTCGAGTCCGGCGAGGATGCTCGTCGACGGCATTCCGTCGCTGACGACCTCCCAACGGTTTCCCTCGACCACCAGCGCGGCCTTGACGTCGTCGTCGCGGACGAGTTGCTCGGCTTCGCTACGGTCGGCGGCGGCGCGCCCGTCGTAGCCGGCGTCGTTGAGCAGCTGCGCGTCGACGCCCACCGCGGCGACTGCCGGGCCGGCCTCGCCGGACTCGTCCTTGTCTTTTTGCCAGGTGGCGAAGCCGATGACACCCAGTATGGCCAACAGGAGGATCACCAGTGTGATGATGGTGCCCTTCTTCAGCAGCAAGATCTGGACTTCGCGTTTGGCGGTAGTAGTGATCGTGTGAATGGGGGAGTACGGCTTCATTACTGCACAACCTCCTTGAACAGGTCGGCCAGATCTGGCACGACGCGGGTGAACTCGTGGACTGGGCCGGCGGCCATGGCGGATTGCAGGATGCGTTGGTCGTCCTGGGCACTTGGGGCTTCGAGGATGACGTGGGTGGCGGAGTCGTCGATAAGCGAGATGCCCTCGGGGATCCATCCGCGTTCGCGTGTGCCTACCCGGTAGCGCACCGGCCCGCCCGAGCGCAGCTCATCGACGGTGCCCTCGGCCACCATGCGGCCGCGGGTGACAATGCCGACGCGGTCGCACAGCCGCTGCACCAGATCCAGCTGGTGGGAGGAGAAGATGACAGGCACACCTGCCCGGGCGCGGTCGGTGAGCATCGTGCTCATCACGTCCACCGCGACGGGGTCGAGGCCGGAAAACGGCTCGTCCAGGATGAGTATGTCCGGGTCGTGGATAAGCGACGCGGCGAGCTGGACGCGCTGCTGGTTGCCCAGGGAGAGGTCGTCGAGCTTGTCGCCCAGGCGCTCGCCGAGACCGAGCTGCTCGAGCAGCTCGGTGCCGCGCTTCTTGGCGGCTTTGCCGTCGACGCCGTGCAACTTGGCCAGGAAAACAAGCTGGTCCAGGATCGTTTCCTTGCCGTACAGGCCGCGTTCCTCGGGCATGTAGCCGATGCGGCGGCGGGTGTCGTCGTCAAGCGGGCGCCCGTCGAGGAGCACCTCGCCCGAATCGGCGGCGAGCACACCGAGGGCGATGCGCATCGTGGTGGACTTGCCGGCGCCGTTGGAGCCGACGAAGCCGTACATCTCGCCGTCGTGGACGGTAAAACTCATGCCGTCGAGGGCTTGGACGTCGCCGAAGCGCTTGTTCAGATTGCGGATTTCTATTGTTGTCACTTGTCTTCCTCCTTGCGGTTGAAGGTAACGGCATAGCCGACCATTGGCAGTGGGGTGGCGATAAGTTGTGTGGCCAACATGAAGTAACCGGCGGCGATCAGTCCGAGGTCGAAGTCGTCGCCCATAAATAGGCCCGCAGCAAGAAACGCAATCCCGCCCAAACCGACGAGAGCGGAGAACAGCTTGAGGGAGCGCTTCCGCCACGTGGCTAGTACCACCCGTTCGTACTCGTCCAACTGTTCCTCGGGTGCGGTGTCTTTCATCTCGTTGGCCGAGCGAAGAAAGGTCCACGCGCACATGCTCACCGCGATGCTTACCAGGCACATCGCGTTCGGCCACCAGTTGAAGCCGAATGCGATTTGGTATGCCATGCAGGAAAAAGAGACGAGCATGCCCGCAAAAACCACCGTGATCAGTAACCGGGTGTCGCGAGGATTGCGGAACCGTTTGGCATTGAGCGGGTCTTGCTCGCGGACGGTGTCGATGCGACTCATTTTGCGTACAGCTCCTTCGACATAGGGGCGAACTCGGTGCGCGAAAACACGGCCTCCACGGGCAGCCCGAAGACCTCGCAAATACGGAAAGCGAGATCCAAGCTGGGGGAGTGGTCGCCGCGCTCGAGTGCACCGACGGTTTGCGGGTTGACGTTGATAAGTTCCGCGAGACGGGCGCGTGACATGTCGTGCTCCGCGCGCAGCACGCGGACCCGGTTATAGATCGGGTCTTTGGGCAGTTTCTTCGGCGACACGCAACACAGTGTTGTATAAACCCAACGATGTGTCAAGTGTATCAGCTGACGCACAGCCTATCCTCAGGAGCATTAGCATGGACCCATGACCACAACCATTTCCTCCCCCGCAGAGCATTTATCCCGCGGACTCGGCTCCGACCAGGCGCTTTCCACCCGCCCGATCGACCGGATCAAGTACGCCCACGACGCGTCGCACTTCCTCTACACCCCAGACGTGGTGGTGGAAGCCCGCACCGCCCACGACGTGGCGGCAGCCTTCCGCGCCTCCGCCTCCTCCGGCGCACCGGTAGTGCTGCGCGGCGGCGGTACCTCGCTGTCCGGCCAGGCCGGCGGCGCGGGCATGCTCGTGGACGTGCGCAAGCACTTCCGCGGCGTGGAAGTCCTCGACGGCGGCGCGCGGGTGCGAGTCCAGCCCGGCTCCACGGTGCGCCAAGTCAACGCCCACCTCGCCCCGTACGGCCGCAAGATCGGCCCGGATCCGGCCTCCGAAGGCGCGGCGACGATGGGCGGCGTGATCGCCAACAACTCCTCCGGCATGGCCTGCGGCACCGAGTTCAACACCTACAACACCATCGAATCGATGACGTTCGTGCTGCCGTCCGGCACCGTCATCAACACGGCGCATCAGGATGCGGAGGCGCAGTTTGCGCGGGAGGAGGCGGAGCTCGTCGCAAAGCTGGAGCGCCTCAAGCGGCGCGTGCGCGAGAACAAGGAATCCGTGGACACCATCGAGCGCCACTTCGCGCTGAAGAACACGATGGGCTACAGCCTCAACGCGTTTGTGGACTACGAGTCGCCCCTGGACATCTTCATGCACCTGCTGGTCGCGTCCGAGGGCACGCTCGCGTTCATCGCGGAGGCCGTGCTGCGCACCATCGAAGTGCCGAAGCTGAAGACCACCACCATCGCGGTGTACCCGACGCTGGACGCGGCGACGCGCTCGCTGCCCGCGCTGTTCGACTCGAAGGCCGCCACGCTGGAGCTGATGGACTCGCGCTCCATCAAGGTCGGCCGCACCTTCGACTCAGTGCCGGAGCAGATCACCGGCTTCGAACTGTCCGGCCAGGCGGCGCTGCTCATCGAGTACCACGCCAACGAGGCTGATGAGCTGCGCGAATACGAAGCCGACGGCGCGAAGCTGCTGGAAGGCTTCGACCTGCAGACCCCGGCGGCGTTTACCACCGACGCCGCCGAGGCCACCAAGGCATGGGCCTTCCGCAAGGGCCTCTACGCCCAGGTCGCGGAGGCCCGCCCGTCCGGCACCACGGCGCTGCTCGAGGACATAGCCGTGCCCGTGGGCGACCTCGCGGACACGTGCGGCGGATTGCAGCAGCTTTTCGACGCTTACCGCTACGACGACGCCGTCATCTTCGGCCACGCCAAAGACGGCAACATCCACTTCCTCATCACCGACCGCTTCGAAGGCGACGAGAACCTCTCCCGCTACGACGGCTTTAACGAGGAGATGGTCGACCTCGTGCTCGGCGCCGGCGGCAACCTGAAGGCCGAGCACGGCACCGGGCGCGTGATGGCGCCGTACGTGCGCCGCCAGTACGGCGAGGAACTCTACGAGGTCATGGTGGAGCTCAAGCGCGCCGCCGACCCGCGCGGGGTGATGAACCCGGGCGTGATCATCACCGACGACGAGCGCGAGCACATGAAGAACTTCAAGCTCAACCCGCAGGTGGAAGACGAGATCGACTCGTGCGTGGAGTGCGGCTACTGCGAGCCGGTGTGCCCCTCGCGCGACATCACCATGACCCCGCGCCAGCGCATCGTGGTGCGCCGTGCCCGCGCGAAGGCGATCCAGGAAGGCGACACCGAGCTGGTCGCGCACATCGACGAGGCATATCAGTACGACGGCATCGACACCTGCGCCGTGGACTCGATGTGCGTCACCGCCTGCCCGGTGAAGATCGACACCGGCAAATTCATCAAGTCCCTGCGCCGCGGCCAGGCGGGAGCTGCGGAGTCCGCCGGCTGGGCGGCCGCAGCGAAGGCGTGGGGTCCGGGCAATACGCTGGCCTCGGCGGCGTTGACCGGCGCGTACTACATGCCGACGAAACTGGTGCAGAAGGTCACCGACGTCGCCCGCGCCCTGGTGGGCGAGGACACGGTGCCGCAGTACCGCCCCGAGCTGTCCAAGGGCGGGGTGAAGCGCTCCAAGGCATTCGGCACCCGCATTGGCGCGCCGGGCGCGGAGCCGG
It includes:
- a CDS encoding ABC transporter ATP-binding protein — protein: MTTIEIRNLNKRFGDVQALDGMSFTVHDGEMYGFVGSNGAGKSTTMRIALGVLAADSGEVLLDGRPLDDDTRRRIGYMPEERGLYGKETILDQLVFLAKLHGVDGKAAKKRGTELLEQLGLGERLGDKLDDLSLGNQQRVQLAASLIHDPDILILDEPFSGLDPVAVDVMSTMLTDRARAGVPVIFSSHQLDLVQRLCDRVGIVTRGRMVAEGTVDELRSGGPVRYRVGTRERGWIPEGISLIDDSATHVILEAPSAQDDQRILQSAMAAGPVHEFTRVVPDLADLFKEVVQ
- a CDS encoding helix-turn-helix transcriptional regulator; translation: MSPKKLPKDPIYNRVRVLRAEHDMSRARLAELINVNPQTVGALERGDHSPSLDLAFRICEVFGLPVEAVFSRTEFAPMSKELYAK
- a CDS encoding DNA repair helicase XPB; amino-acid sequence: MALGDGPLIVQSDKTVLLEVAHPDAPKARAALAPFAELERAPEHIHTYRITPLALWNARAAGFDAEQAVDVLERYSRFPVPQALLVDVAETMARYGRLKLVKHPAHGLILEADDTAILTEVTRSKKIQPLIAKPIDDLTAPVHPSARGQIKQELTKLGWPVEDLAGYVDGESHPIALNHDGWQLRDYQQYAAESFWEGGSGVVVLPCGAGKTIVGAASMAQAQTTTLILVTNTVAGRQWRDELLRRTTLTPEEIGEYSGEKKEIRPVTIATYQVVTRKTKGEYRALELFDSRDWGLIIYDEVHLLPAPVFRMAADLQSRRRLGLTATLVREDGREDDVFSLIGPKRYDAPWKELEMAGYIATAECVEVRTTLTDEERLTYATAETRERYRLAACSAGKLEVVDKLLATHKGQQTLIIGAYVEQFEEIAARIDAPLVDGKTTTKKREDAFQAFRDGEISTLVVSKVANFSIDLPEAAVAIQVSGTFGSRQEEAQRLGRLLRPKSDGAEAVFYTVVARDTLDSEYAMHRQRFLAEQGYAYRLVDAADL
- a CDS encoding type II toxin-antitoxin system ParD family antitoxin → MAKNTSVVLGERYDTFIARLIQDGRYASASEVLREGLRLVEERELKFDALTLAVEKGELGAEFDAEQFIAEVRAR
- a CDS encoding FAD-binding and (Fe-S)-binding domain-containing protein encodes the protein MTTTISSPAEHLSRGLGSDQALSTRPIDRIKYAHDASHFLYTPDVVVEARTAHDVAAAFRASASSGAPVVLRGGGTSLSGQAGGAGMLVDVRKHFRGVEVLDGGARVRVQPGSTVRQVNAHLAPYGRKIGPDPASEGAATMGGVIANNSSGMACGTEFNTYNTIESMTFVLPSGTVINTAHQDAEAQFAREEAELVAKLERLKRRVRENKESVDTIERHFALKNTMGYSLNAFVDYESPLDIFMHLLVASEGTLAFIAEAVLRTIEVPKLKTTTIAVYPTLDAATRSLPALFDSKAATLELMDSRSIKVGRTFDSVPEQITGFELSGQAALLIEYHANEADELREYEADGAKLLEGFDLQTPAAFTTDAAEATKAWAFRKGLYAQVAEARPSGTTALLEDIAVPVGDLADTCGGLQQLFDAYRYDDAVIFGHAKDGNIHFLITDRFEGDENLSRYDGFNEEMVDLVLGAGGNLKAEHGTGRVMAPYVRRQYGEELYEVMVELKRAADPRGVMNPGVIITDDEREHMKNFKLNPQVEDEIDSCVECGYCEPVCPSRDITMTPRQRIVVRRARAKAIQEGDTELVAHIDEAYQYDGIDTCAVDSMCVTACPVKIDTGKFIKSLRRGQAGAAESAGWAAAAKAWGPGNTLASAALTGAYYMPTKLVQKVTDVARALVGEDTVPQYRPELSKGGVKRSKAFGTRIGAPGAEPAGVFVPACVNSMFGPQGEGVGASAAFAKLVERAGLALTVPEGIDGMCCGTPWASKGMSTGHDIMQRRVNDQLIAATDGGRLPVVVDASSCTHGFRDMAEGIGITVIDAIEFVEDQVIGRLEVKQKVDSVTLHPTCSATHLGIVDTLARVAGAAAEDVRVPAEWNCCGYAGDRGMLHPELTHAATKREAAQATELGSACHASSNRTCELGLTAATGEDYEHILEILERVSR
- a CDS encoding ABC transporter permease, translated to MKPYSPIHTITTTAKREVQILLLKKGTIITLVILLLAILGVIGFATWQKDKDESGEAGPAVAAVGVDAQLLNDAGYDGRAAADRSEAEQLVRDDDVKAALVVEGNRWEVVSDGMPSTSILAGLEGLSQQYSRAETLDNLGITAADYEAASPQIEVVPVDVNDGGDTEQQLLRLLTTFIALMVVIFTVITFAAQVGSRVTEEKSSRVVELVLASVRPLDFLAGKLLGTLVLGFVATAVLLVVGVVGLKVSGLVDDIEFDWAVVPILLIAWTLAMLFFGALYAAAGAMVQRTEDLQSTQMPILLLIMASAYIPGFGWMSTDATWMQVMSWIPPFSIFAAPLSYAAGDFTAAQLAGSFALAALATALAVWVAARIYKRSILNNGSVTKWSQLLRRG